One window from the genome of Macrobrachium nipponense isolate FS-2020 chromosome 49, ASM1510439v2, whole genome shotgun sequence encodes:
- the LOC135205342 gene encoding beta-galactosidase-like, with protein sequence MKGVTLINCWLVFLCVISRNANEAASPGNRSFTIDYENDCFLKDGETFRYISGSIHYFRVLPSEWRDRLRKLRMAGFNAVQTYVEWASHEPEPDAYDFEGMLDVEEFIRIAQEEDLLVILRLGPYIDAERDMGGLPYWLLRKNKDMRLRTSDPTFLKEVDDWFVNVMFPKVKPLLYANGGPIIMMQVENEYGSYPACDYAYTAHLRSLYRKAFGDSVLLFTTDGGGVGFLKCGKIQDVFSTVDFGAGVDLEKAFGSQRLFQPRGPLVNSEYYPGWLDHWGDPHSTVDAKKVSQFLDDMLLLNASINMYMFHGGTSFGFGAGSNLGSKFLVCPTSYDYDAPLSEAGDPTEKYWMLRNVTQKYLPLPPGDVPPPSPKYSYGKVQMTILGSVLQLATVLQSVSATWPLTFEELSVSSGLVLYETIIPFRTPDPARLTISDIHDRGYVFVDQHYVGVVSREASLFDLPLQSLPNQTLSILVESQGRVCFGAGINDFKGLTTRPTLEDRELKNWRMTPIPVTHSKRLLSTLSHLTKKLVEQPLARTELQGTPRGGMSFYKGSFVIPDEDDHPQDTFLKLNGWRKGIVWVNGFNLGRYWPEVGPQVTLYVPRGILKNGTNSVLVLEQEASPCALTSNCFVTLQDKHEIAGPTPFSE encoded by the exons ATGAAAGGGGTCACTTTGATAAACTGCTGGTTGGTTTTCCTTTGTGTGATCTCCAGGAATGCTAATGAG GCTGCGTCTCCGGGTAACAGAAGCTTCACCATCGACTACGAGAACGACTGCTTCCTGAAGGATGGCGAAACCTTCCGCTACATATCCGGGTCCATCCATTACTTCCGGGTGCTGCCTTCGGAATGGCGCGACCGTCTGCGGAAGCTGCGGATGGCAGGTTTCAACGCCGTCCAGAC TTACGTGGAATGGGCCAGCCACGAACCCGAGCCGGATGCGTACGACTTCGAGGGGATGCTGGATGTGGAGGAATTCATCCGAATAGCTCAAGAAGAAGATTTGCTGGTCATATTGCGTCTTGGGCCCTACATAGATGCCGAGAGAGACATG GGAGGGCTGCCCTACTGGCTGCTCAGGAAGAACAAAGACATGAGACTGAGAACAAGTGACCCAA CGTTCCTGAAGGAAGTTGACGACTGGTTCGTGAACGTGATGTTCCCAAAAGTCAAGCCGTTGCTGTATGCAAATGGAGGGCCAATCATCATGATGCAG GTAGAAAATGAATATGGAAGTTATCCAGCCTGCGATTACGCTTACACAGCCCACCTCCGCTCGCTGTATCGCAAAGCGTTTGGAGATTCAGTTCTGCTCTTCACGACTGATGGAGGTGGAGTGGGCTTCTTAAAGTGCGGCAAGATCCAAGATGTCTTCTCTACTGTCGACTTTGGGGCTGGAG TTGACTTGGAAAAGGCATTCGGGTCCCAGAGATTGTTCCAGCCTCGTGGACCCTTGGTGAATTCCGAGTATTATCCAGGGTGGTTGGACCACTGGGGTGACCCGCACAGTACTGTTGATGCAAAA AAAGTTTCCCAGTTCCTCGATGACATGCTGTTGCTCAACGCTTCCATAAACATGTACATGTTCCATGGAGGCACCTCATTTGGATTCGGGGCAG GTTCTAACTTGGGCTCGAAGTTTCTCGTTTGTCCGACATCGTACGACTACGATGCGCCTTTGTCTGAGGCTGGGGACCCGACCGAGAAGTATTGGATGCTGAGAAATGTCACTCAGAAG TATTTACCTCTACCTCCTGGAGACGTCCCTCCACCGTCACCAAAGTACAGCTACGGGAAGGTCCAGATGACAATCTTGGGCAGTGTGCTACAGCTGGCAACTGTGCTTCAGTCTGTCAGTGCTACGTGGCCCCTGACATTTGAGGAGTTGTCTGTCTCCAGTGGACTTGTTCTCTACGAGACAATAATTCCCTTCAGAACT CCCGACCCTGCGCGTCTCACTATCAGCGACATCCACGACAGAGGCTACGTCTTTGTGGACCAGCACTACGTCGGGGTGGTGTCCCGCGAGGCGAGTCTCTTCGACTTGCCCCTGCAGTCTCTGCCAAACCAGACCCTTTCGATACTCGTGGAGAGCCAGGGACGTGTGTGCTTTGGTGCAGGTATCAACGATTTCAAG GGCTTGACGACAAGACCGACCCTCGAGGACCGTGAGCTGAAGAACTGGAGGATGACTCCTATCCCAGTCACCCACTCGAAACGGCTTTTGTCCACTCTGAGTCATCTGACGAAAAAGTTAGTGGAACAGCCACTGGCGCGTACTGAGCTGCAGGGGACGCCTCGGGGTGGCATGTCATTCTACAAGGGATCTTTTGTGATCCCAGATGAAGATGATCACCCTCAGGATACTTTTCTTAAATTAAACGGATGGAGAAAG GGAATAGTATGGGTGAACGGTTTTAACTTGGGTCGCTACTGGCCGGAAGTCGGTCCGCAGGTGACCCTTTACGTTCCTCGAGGAATCCTGAAAAACGGGACCAACTCTGTTCTTGTGCTGGAGCAAGAAGCTTCTCCGTGTGCCTTAACGTCAAACTGCTTTGTGACTCTCCAGGACAAACACGAGATTGCCGGACCTACGCCTTTCTCAGAATGA